A genomic stretch from Ignavibacteriota bacterium includes:
- the rpsA gene encoding 30S ribosomal protein S1, translating into MAVVAQENTRPMHTVGIVIEDEEYNSQEFDTLKIMYENTLSTLKKGTIISGKIIQMNKDYAIIDIGFKSEGMVSIDEFTNASELKIGDVVEVFLESVENKEGNITLSRKRADFVRIWERIQHAFDHEDILQGRCIRRIKGGIVMDLMGVDAFLPGSQIDIRPVRDFDAYLGRTLDVRVVKINQPAENIVVSRKVIIEEQIAGQRKAILDSLEKGQILEGTVKAITDFGVFIDLGGVDGLVHITDLSWGRVNHPTEIVKLDQTVNVVVLDFDAEKKRISLGMKQLMPHPWENIDTKYPVGTKVRGKVVSLADYGAFIEIEKGIEGLIHISEMSWTQHIKHPSQVVSMGQMVDAVILNLDVQDKKISLGMKQLEPDPWSNLIAKYPVGSHHSGTVRNLTNFGVFVELEPGVDGLVHISDLSWTKKIRHPGEIVKKGERLDVVILGIDIDQRRISLGHKQVQENPWETFEQIYGVGTEVEGKISRLIEKGVIVELPSGVDGFVPSSQLATKVVRDVPASFKEGDALPLRIIEFDKENKKIVLSVVEYFKGRDQEQIDAYLASHGLLNAPASEATDLRPDELLFD; encoded by the coding sequence ATGGCTGTCGTCGCTCAGGAGAACACCCGCCCGATGCATACGGTCGGAATTGTGATCGAGGACGAGGAGTACAACTCCCAGGAATTCGACACGCTGAAGATCATGTACGAGAACACCCTCAGCACGCTGAAGAAGGGTACGATCATCTCGGGCAAGATCATTCAGATGAACAAGGACTACGCGATCATCGACATCGGATTCAAGTCCGAGGGCATGGTCTCGATCGACGAATTCACCAACGCGTCCGAACTCAAGATCGGCGATGTCGTGGAGGTGTTTCTCGAGTCCGTTGAAAACAAAGAAGGCAACATCACCCTCTCGCGCAAGCGCGCGGATTTCGTCCGCATCTGGGAGCGTATCCAGCATGCGTTCGATCACGAGGACATCCTGCAGGGCCGCTGCATCCGCCGTATCAAGGGCGGCATCGTGATGGATCTTATGGGCGTCGACGCGTTCCTTCCCGGCTCGCAGATCGACATCCGTCCCGTCCGTGATTTTGATGCGTACCTGGGCCGCACGCTCGATGTGCGCGTCGTGAAGATCAACCAGCCGGCCGAGAACATCGTGGTCAGCCGCAAGGTGATCATCGAAGAGCAGATCGCAGGCCAGCGCAAGGCGATTCTCGACAGTCTCGAGAAAGGTCAGATTCTCGAAGGCACCGTCAAGGCTATCACCGATTTCGGTGTGTTCATCGATCTCGGCGGCGTCGACGGTCTTGTGCACATCACGGATCTTTCGTGGGGCCGCGTGAATCATCCGACGGAAATCGTGAAGCTCGACCAGACGGTCAACGTCGTCGTGCTCGATTTCGACGCGGAGAAGAAGCGCATTTCGCTCGGCATGAAGCAGTTGATGCCGCACCCGTGGGAAAACATCGACACGAAGTACCCGGTCGGCACGAAGGTGCGCGGCAAGGTCGTGTCGCTCGCGGATTACGGCGCATTCATCGAAATCGAAAAGGGCATCGAAGGCCTTATCCATATTTCCGAAATGAGCTGGACGCAGCACATCAAACATCCGTCGCAGGTTGTGTCGATGGGTCAGATGGTGGATGCGGTCATCCTCAATCTGGATGTGCAGGACAAGAAAATATCGCTCGGCATGAAGCAGCTCGAGCCGGATCCGTGGTCGAATCTGATCGCAAAATACCCGGTCGGTTCGCATCACTCCGGCACCGTGCGCAACCTCACCAACTTCGGCGTGTTTGTGGAACTCGAGCCCGGCGTTGACGGCCTCGTGCACATCTCCGATCTCTCATGGACGAAGAAGATCCGCCACCCGGGCGAGATCGTGAAGAAGGGCGAACGTCTCGACGTCGTGATTCTCGGCATCGACATCGATCAGCGCCGCATTTCTCTCGGTCACAAGCAGGTGCAGGAAAATCCGTGGGAAACGTTCGAGCAGATCTACGGCGTCGGCACCGAAGTCGAAGGCAAGATCTCGCGCCTTATCGAGAAGGGCGTCATCGTCGAACTTCCCTCGGGAGTGGACGGCTTTGTACCCTCCTCGCAGCTCGCGACGAAGGTTGTCCGCGACGTGCCCGCCTCCTTCAAGGAAGGCGACGCTCTGCCGCTTCGTATCATCGAGTTCGACAAGGAGAACAAGAAGATTGTGCTCTCCGTTGTGGAATACTTCAAGGGTCGTGACCAGGAACAGATCGACGCGTATCTTGCGTCGCATGGCCTGCTCAACGCCCCGGCGTCAGAGGCGACGGATCTCCGTCCCGACGAACTTCTGTTCGATTGA
- a CDS encoding 4-hydroxy-3-methylbut-2-enyl diphosphate reductase: MNVSIDPTAGFCWGVVRTVQVAEEELARGRALVSLGDIIHNPKEIERMEQLGMRTIHHGQLEELPKETQILIRAHGEPPSTYRRARELGLMLVDATCPVVTKLQERIRKYYDDGYQIVIFGKKDHAEVIGLRGVCNDECIVVKSVAEAEAGVDISRKTVLFSQTTMDKPTFQAIREVLETRIRELVLDSMESLAADFHAKDTICGQVSGRENKLREYARANDMMIFVAGKKSSNGRVLFDICAAANPRTYFIEDIDEIEPSWFEGAQSVGISGATSTPQWLMAMVRDAVENLAAGLPRRTHESLIHELPLINPPHN; this comes from the coding sequence ATGAATGTAAGCATCGATCCGACTGCCGGCTTCTGCTGGGGCGTGGTCCGCACCGTACAGGTGGCGGAGGAAGAACTCGCGCGCGGCCGCGCGCTCGTGTCGCTGGGCGATATCATTCACAATCCGAAGGAAATCGAGCGCATGGAGCAACTCGGCATGCGCACGATTCATCACGGTCAGCTCGAGGAACTGCCGAAGGAGACGCAGATACTGATCCGCGCCCACGGCGAGCCGCCCTCGACATATCGCAGAGCCCGCGAACTCGGTCTCATGCTTGTCGACGCAACCTGCCCCGTCGTGACGAAGCTGCAGGAACGCATCCGAAAGTATTACGACGACGGGTATCAGATCGTCATCTTCGGCAAAAAGGATCACGCAGAAGTCATCGGCTTGCGCGGGGTCTGCAACGACGAGTGCATCGTGGTCAAATCCGTGGCCGAGGCCGAGGCGGGTGTCGACATTTCGCGCAAGACGGTACTGTTCAGTCAGACCACGATGGACAAGCCCACGTTTCAGGCGATACGCGAGGTGCTTGAAACGCGGATACGCGAACTTGTTCTCGATTCAATGGAGAGCCTGGCCGCGGACTTCCATGCGAAGGACACCATCTGTGGGCAGGTTTCGGGCCGCGAAAACAAATTGCGCGAATACGCGCGAGCGAACGATATGATGATTTTTGTCGCGGGCAAAAAGAGTTCGAACGGGCGAGTGCTCTTCGACATCTGCGCCGCCGCGAATCCCCGCACATATTTTATCGAGGACATCGACGAGATCGAACCCTCGTGGTTCGAAGGCGCGCAGAGCGTCGGCATCAGCGGGGCGACGAGCACACCGCAATGGCTGATGGCGATGGTGCGCGATGCCGTCGAAAACCTTGCCGCCGGCTTGCCGCGGCGCACACACGAGTCTCTGATTCACGAGCTGCCACTAATCAACCCCCCTCACAATTAA
- a CDS encoding PEGA domain-containing protein: MIKRLAINLLMLAAVCTAQGQQGDPLSLRSTIIESVPAGAEVWRADSLLGQTPLRLTGLEKDTLLLYYPGRSIWRARRTALPPPRLDAQQGVNRVVFAERYRVSTEPPDAAVYCGDSLLGRTPLEFENCETAGIRVTKPGYRELRGIIPGEDGSARVILDPLPGAVPQPQVRDAASFRSPGTSVLAAAGLGLAAGTASVILKRSADRHYDDYRRSGDNAALRATRRDDLWAGICLVALEASVGYLVFLLFHDR; encoded by the coding sequence ATGATAAAACGCCTCGCAATAAACTTGCTGATGCTGGCTGCGGTGTGCACGGCGCAGGGCCAGCAGGGCGATCCGTTGTCCCTGCGGTCGACAATCATAGAATCGGTGCCCGCGGGCGCGGAAGTGTGGCGCGCGGATTCACTGCTCGGTCAGACGCCGCTGCGGCTCACCGGACTGGAAAAGGACACGTTGCTCCTTTATTATCCCGGCCGGAGCATATGGCGCGCGAGACGCACAGCCCTCCCGCCTCCGCGTCTCGACGCGCAGCAGGGAGTAAACCGCGTGGTGTTTGCGGAGCGGTACAGGGTGAGCACTGAGCCGCCGGATGCCGCGGTGTACTGCGGCGATTCCCTGCTCGGGCGCACGCCGCTCGAATTCGAGAACTGTGAAACGGCGGGGATCCGGGTCACAAAACCCGGCTACCGCGAACTGCGCGGCATCATACCGGGCGAGGATGGTTCGGCCCGCGTCATCCTCGATCCGCTCCCGGGAGCTGTCCCTCAGCCGCAGGTTCGGGACGCGGCCTCGTTCCGTTCCCCGGGCACCTCGGTGCTTGCGGCCGCGGGATTGGGGCTCGCTGCGGGTACGGCATCGGTCATTCTCAAACGCAGTGCCGACCGGCATTACGACGACTACCGCCGCAGCGGCGACAATGCGGCGCTTCGCGCTACGCGGCGCGATGATTTGTGGGCCGGAATTTGCCTTGTAGCACTGGAGGCATCGGTCGGATATTTGGTCTTCCTTTTGTTCCACGACCGATAA
- a CDS encoding 6,7-dimethyl-8-ribityllumazine synthase, translating to MNAPVQGDLQAGSSRFAIVASRFNDVITRRLIEGATDCLLRHGADPSAIDTYICPGSFEIPLVASRIAATKKHDAIVCLGAVIKGDTPHNEYIAAEVTKGIAQLMLQHQLPISFGILTTNTLEQALERAGLKHGNKGWEAALSALEMVNLLGQIEPSAA from the coding sequence ATGAACGCACCGGTGCAGGGCGACCTCCAGGCCGGATCCTCCCGATTCGCGATTGTCGCGAGCCGTTTCAACGACGTCATCACGCGCCGCCTGATAGAAGGCGCCACGGACTGCCTCCTGCGGCACGGCGCCGATCCGTCGGCGATCGACACATACATCTGCCCGGGGTCCTTCGAAATTCCCCTGGTTGCATCTCGCATCGCCGCCACGAAAAAGCACGACGCAATCGTCTGTCTCGGCGCAGTGATCAAAGGAGACACGCCGCATAACGAGTATATCGCCGCGGAAGTGACAAAGGGCATCGCGCAGCTCATGCTGCAGCATCAGCTCCCCATCTCGTTCGGTATCCTGACCACAAACACGCTCGAACAGGCGCTCGAACGCGCGGGACTCAAACACGGCAACAAGGGGTGGGAAGCCGCGCTCTCCGCTCTCGAAATGGTGAATCTTCTCGGTCAGATCGAACCCTCGGCAGCATGA
- a CDS encoding (d)CMP kinase yields MLGNPNIPFIIAIDGPAGSGKTTTARFLAEQLGFIYVDTGAMYRAVAFGLLQRGITLDDVGAVCAAVDELDIRLELGGDTQRTLLNGVDIEDSIRSQVMSKAASDVSAIPCVREAMVALQRHAVTGATGAVLEGRDIGTVVFPDAPCKIYLMADVATRALRRKLQLESKGMVVDIEVLSREIEERDQNDAQRDHSPLRKSPDAIEVETTNTSIEEQVSMIRSLVEKRLRKWRGEEDA; encoded by the coding sequence ATGCTTGGAAACCCAAATATCCCCTTCATAATTGCCATCGACGGCCCCGCCGGATCGGGAAAAACGACCACGGCGCGTTTCCTTGCTGAACAGCTCGGATTCATCTACGTCGATACCGGGGCGATGTACCGCGCAGTGGCCTTCGGCCTGCTTCAACGCGGTATCACGCTCGACGATGTCGGCGCGGTGTGCGCCGCCGTCGACGAACTCGATATCCGACTGGAACTCGGGGGAGACACGCAGCGAACATTGCTCAATGGGGTGGATATCGAGGATTCCATTCGATCGCAGGTGATGTCGAAGGCGGCCAGCGATGTCAGTGCCATACCGTGTGTGCGCGAGGCCATGGTCGCCCTGCAGCGGCACGCCGTCACAGGCGCAACCGGGGCGGTGCTCGAAGGTCGCGACATCGGCACCGTGGTTTTCCCCGATGCACCATGCAAGATCTACCTCATGGCTGACGTGGCCACACGCGCGCTGCGACGGAAATTGCAGCTCGAATCCAAGGGCATGGTGGTCGATATCGAGGTGCTATCACGCGAAATTGAAGAACGGGACCAGAACGACGCACAGCGCGACCATTCGCCACTCCGCAAATCTCCCGACGCAATCGAAGTGGAGACAACAAACACGAGTATCGAGGAACAGGTTTCGATGATTCGGAGTTTAGTTGAGAAGAGATTGCGCAAATGGCGAGGAGAAGAGGACGCATGA
- a CDS encoding PQQ-binding-like beta-propeller repeat protein, whose translation MRRLMLVLLLTAGCGSLEELETIPSWTTAEWGQSGGNASRTARTVSELPRLLDTLAVFQLDGTPSPGSMMLAQGLVFIPCVNGAIEVVDLRALRALGTLDLTGWIKGTPALADSVLYVPLAAGGGELACVDIPRRSTLWRVEAGLVETPLLLYGRDVIGCTTDGDVFRLRADSTQVWRVSSTKGILAAPASDGDRVFAGYRGGMLRALSIQDGREMWQAAIGSTIEAPPLVAADLVLAAGRSGDVAAFDRKNGTERWRRSVVSPVFAALAADTSAVYVASADGMLHALALVDGRTMWTAQAGGLVSAGLVVSGSSIVAVTQRGRISLRSRQDGTETWAMSIGGRVTTAPLVSESRLIVCTADRTVLVLGARGGEK comes from the coding sequence ATGCGACGCCTGATGCTCGTGCTGCTTCTCACCGCCGGATGCGGATCACTCGAGGAACTCGAGACCATCCCGTCGTGGACCACGGCGGAGTGGGGACAGAGCGGCGGAAACGCCTCGCGCACGGCGCGCACGGTGTCGGAGCTTCCGCGGTTGCTCGACACACTGGCCGTGTTTCAGCTCGACGGTACACCGTCACCCGGATCGATGATGCTCGCGCAGGGCCTCGTGTTTATCCCCTGCGTGAATGGTGCCATCGAGGTGGTGGACCTCCGCGCGTTGCGCGCGCTCGGAACGCTCGATCTGACGGGCTGGATCAAGGGCACGCCCGCCCTGGCCGACAGCGTGTTGTACGTGCCGCTCGCAGCGGGCGGCGGGGAACTCGCGTGTGTGGACATCCCGCGCCGCTCGACACTCTGGCGCGTCGAGGCAGGACTGGTAGAAACCCCGCTGCTTCTGTACGGGCGTGATGTCATCGGCTGTACGACAGATGGTGACGTGTTCCGACTTCGCGCGGATTCAACACAGGTGTGGCGCGTAAGCTCCACGAAAGGCATACTCGCGGCGCCCGCATCGGATGGCGACAGAGTCTTTGCGGGATACAGGGGAGGCATGCTGCGGGCTCTGTCGATACAGGACGGCCGCGAGATGTGGCAGGCCGCGATCGGCAGCACCATCGAGGCGCCTCCACTTGTTGCAGCCGATCTTGTACTCGCCGCCGGGCGCTCAGGGGATGTGGCGGCCTTCGACCGCAAAAACGGCACAGAGCGCTGGAGGCGTTCCGTCGTGTCACCCGTGTTCGCGGCGCTCGCGGCCGATACCTCGGCGGTGTACGTCGCCTCCGCCGACGGCATGCTGCATGCCCTCGCACTTGTAGATGGACGGACAATGTGGACGGCGCAGGCGGGAGGCCTGGTCAGCGCCGGACTCGTGGTTTCAGGTAGCAGCATTGTGGCAGTGACACAGCGCGGACGCATTTCCCTTCGGTCGCGACAGGATGGCACGGAGACGTGGGCGATGTCGATCGGTGGACGCGTGACCACGGCACCGCTTGTGTCGGAATCGCGGCTGATAGTATGCACCGCCGATCGCACGGTGTTGGTGCTGGGTGCGAGGGGAGGGGAAAAATGA
- a CDS encoding PD40 domain-containing protein translates to MCAPVLHAQFLPFGRNKVAYTDFDWRVLATEHFDIYYYPEMEDLARRGATFAEASFVELESRFNYSVMHRIPLIFYSSHLHFQQTNISPGFIPEGVGGFFEFIKGRVVIPYTGSLHQFRHVIQHELVHVFMHNKVSQVLRDHGVPAERYPPLWFVEGLAEYFSTRWDSQAEMLLRDAVHYGYVAPLRSINMIAGSFLMYKEGQNALTFIAEEYGEESIVRIIENVWKSADFRDVLHWSTGATMDEIDRAWLRWLRRRLYPLAATRDRASDVAEALVTEGFAAKPFWYTRGDSSYIVYMGNNSGYTGVYRVSTRGAEAELLLEGEKSGAFEAFHAYQTRISVTSDGRVAFVTKSGERDVLHVFDIETRTHLRSMQIGALVTLGSPSWAPDGRRLVLSGADASGESDLYIVDVARDELRPLTHDPYDDRDPAWSPDGLSIAFVSDRGTGGARGAFQLFLTDTTGRTIESLAQDSGSYAAPSWSPDGRWLLCTNDREGVHDVYALKPHSAGAARRTLRRLTSLLSSAFDPIWTGDGDLVFSAFDAYRFSIRRLRGIAARIDSADALEVDIAGGGEEPWSVPQWRGDAASASIKYEREYQLDIAQSQISTDPIFGTVGGAALSVSDLFGNDNYYFLIYNTAQTSSELLSSFNIAVSRMSLGARAPYAYGIYSFSGRRYDLLDPDEYFIERAYGAYGALAYPLTAFQRIEGSVSLGSSDKEALYELRQRKALLLTNSVSYVSDNALYYITGPIDGSRFNATLSFTTDVQYSNVNFFSVMVDYRRYLRLGARSALATRLELLYNDGREARRYFLGGSWDLRGWPRWSIRGSKRWLTSVELRFPVLDRVGFDFPFGAIDLGVLRGALFADAGNAWDDEYTETLGSIGAGLRFNLFGVIVFRYDFGKRIERNFRALQSGTFQQFFFGWDF, encoded by the coding sequence ATGTGCGCTCCGGTTCTGCACGCGCAGTTCCTGCCCTTCGGCAGGAACAAGGTGGCATACACCGATTTTGACTGGCGGGTGCTGGCGACAGAACATTTCGACATCTACTACTACCCGGAGATGGAGGACCTCGCGCGGCGCGGCGCCACCTTCGCGGAAGCGAGTTTTGTCGAACTCGAGTCGCGGTTCAACTATTCGGTAATGCATCGCATTCCGCTGATTTTCTACTCGTCGCACTTGCATTTCCAACAGACGAATATTTCGCCCGGGTTTATTCCCGAAGGTGTGGGCGGATTCTTCGAGTTCATCAAAGGCCGCGTGGTCATTCCCTACACCGGCTCGCTCCACCAATTCCGCCATGTGATACAGCACGAACTCGTGCACGTGTTCATGCACAACAAGGTGTCGCAGGTGTTACGCGACCACGGGGTGCCCGCGGAACGATACCCGCCGCTGTGGTTCGTGGAAGGACTGGCGGAATATTTCTCGACGCGCTGGGACAGCCAGGCCGAGATGCTGTTGCGCGACGCGGTGCATTACGGCTACGTCGCGCCGCTGCGGTCGATCAATATGATCGCGGGATCCTTCCTGATGTACAAGGAGGGTCAGAACGCGCTCACCTTCATCGCGGAGGAATACGGTGAGGAGTCGATCGTGCGCATCATCGAGAATGTGTGGAAGTCCGCCGACTTCCGCGACGTGCTGCACTGGAGCACCGGCGCGACGATGGACGAGATCGACCGGGCCTGGTTGCGCTGGCTCCGCCGACGGCTGTATCCGCTCGCCGCGACCCGCGACCGCGCGTCCGACGTGGCGGAAGCGCTGGTCACGGAGGGTTTCGCGGCGAAGCCATTCTGGTACACGCGCGGCGACTCGAGTTACATCGTGTACATGGGCAACAATTCGGGCTACACGGGGGTGTACCGCGTTTCCACGCGCGGCGCCGAAGCGGAATTGCTGCTCGAAGGTGAGAAGAGCGGCGCCTTCGAGGCGTTTCATGCATATCAGACACGTATATCCGTTACTTCCGACGGACGTGTCGCCTTTGTGACCAAAAGCGGCGAGCGCGACGTGTTGCACGTGTTCGACATCGAGACGCGCACGCATCTCCGCTCGATGCAGATCGGCGCGCTTGTGACGCTCGGATCCCCCTCCTGGGCTCCCGACGGTCGGCGCCTGGTGTTGAGCGGAGCCGATGCTTCGGGCGAGTCGGATCTTTACATCGTCGACGTGGCGCGAGACGAGCTGCGTCCGCTCACACACGATCCGTATGACGACCGCGACCCTGCCTGGTCCCCAGACGGACTCTCGATCGCGTTCGTGTCGGACCGCGGTACTGGCGGCGCGCGCGGCGCCTTTCAGCTTTTTCTCACCGATACGACGGGACGCACCATCGAGTCGCTCGCGCAGGACAGCGGGAGTTACGCGGCACCCTCATGGTCGCCCGACGGCCGCTGGCTCCTGTGCACAAACGACCGCGAGGGTGTGCACGACGTGTACGCGCTGAAGCCGCACTCCGCGGGCGCGGCGCGCAGGACGCTGCGTCGCCTGACCTCCTTGCTCTCGTCGGCCTTTGATCCAATTTGGACAGGTGACGGTGACCTCGTCTTTTCCGCCTTCGACGCCTACCGCTTCTCGATCCGACGTCTCCGCGGCATCGCCGCGCGCATCGATAGCGCGGACGCTCTCGAGGTCGACATCGCCGGCGGCGGGGAAGAACCATGGTCGGTTCCGCAGTGGCGCGGCGATGCGGCGAGCGCATCCATCAAGTACGAGCGGGAGTATCAGCTCGACATCGCGCAGAGCCAGATCTCGACGGATCCGATCTTCGGTACCGTAGGAGGCGCCGCGTTGAGCGTCAGCGACCTGTTCGGCAACGACAACTACTACTTCCTGATCTACAACACTGCGCAGACCAGCAGCGAACTGCTCTCGAGTTTTAACATCGCGGTCTCGCGCATGTCGCTCGGAGCGCGTGCTCCTTACGCATACGGGATCTACAGTTTTTCCGGACGCCGCTACGACCTGCTCGATCCCGACGAGTACTTCATCGAACGCGCGTATGGCGCGTACGGGGCGCTCGCGTATCCGTTGACGGCATTTCAGCGCATCGAGGGCAGCGTGAGTCTGGGAAGTTCCGACAAGGAGGCGCTGTATGAGCTGCGGCAGCGCAAGGCACTGCTACTCACCAATTCGGTGTCGTACGTGAGCGACAACGCGCTCTATTACATCACCGGACCCATCGACGGAAGCCGCTTCAACGCCACATTGTCCTTCACCACCGACGTGCAGTATTCGAACGTGAATTTCTTTTCCGTGATGGTGGATTACCGGCGTTATCTGCGGCTTGGAGCGCGATCCGCACTCGCCACGCGCCTCGAGTTGCTGTACAACGACGGCCGCGAAGCACGGCGGTATTTTCTCGGAGGGAGCTGGGACCTGCGCGGCTGGCCGCGATGGTCGATACGCGGCAGCAAACGGTGGCTGACCAGTGTCGAACTCCGTTTCCCCGTGCTCGACCGTGTCGGTTTCGATTTTCCCTTCGGCGCGATCGACCTCGGCGTGTTACGCGGCGCGCTGTTCGCGGATGCCGGTAACGCGTGGGATGACGAATACACAGAGACACTCGGGAGCATCGGCGCGGGACTGCGTTTCAATCTGTTCGGCGTGATTGTTTTCCGCTACGATTTCGGGAAGCGTATTGAACGAAATTTCCGGGCCCTGCAAAGCGGCACGTTTCAGCAGTTTTTCTTCGGGTGGGATTTCTGA
- the mtaB gene encoding tRNA (N(6)-L-threonylcarbamoyladenosine(37)-C(2))-methylthiotransferase MtaB, whose product MPTVAFHTLGCKLNFAETSTVGRQFREKGYSVVEFEETADVILINTCSVTENADREARKLVRQARRRSPEAFVIVMGCYAQLRPEQIAAIDGVDLILGSQEKFRVFDYVESFDHHGEARICVGALDEEAAFGPAYAADSEGRARAFLKVQDGCDYSCAFCTIPMARGASRSQSVASTVQQARDILARGFHEIVLSGVNVGDYGSKIGTSFEQLLAALLVVEGEYRIRISSIEPNLLTDSIIELTAASERMCRHFHIPLQSGSASVLRLMRRRYTKDLYAERISTVRDRMPDCAIGIDVIVGHPGETEADFEETYRFLADLPFSYLHVFSYSARPGTHALQIGSPVPSEERARRSAMLRILSEKKRQAFYRDNLGSIRPVLFEHTKDGITSGFTDNYVRVGVASAPDAEHRLIAVRLDAPQGAYVAGSIVDEKYTEPRQL is encoded by the coding sequence ATGCCCACCGTCGCATTCCATACACTCGGCTGCAAGCTGAATTTTGCGGAGACGTCGACCGTCGGCCGGCAGTTCCGCGAGAAGGGCTACAGTGTGGTGGAGTTTGAGGAGACGGCGGATGTCATTCTCATCAACACCTGCTCCGTCACCGAGAACGCCGACCGTGAGGCGCGCAAGCTCGTGCGTCAGGCGCGGAGGCGCTCGCCCGAGGCCTTTGTGATCGTGATGGGATGTTACGCACAGCTCAGACCCGAGCAGATCGCGGCGATCGACGGGGTGGATTTGATCCTCGGTTCGCAGGAAAAATTCCGCGTCTTCGACTACGTGGAATCGTTCGATCATCACGGCGAGGCGCGCATCTGCGTCGGTGCGCTCGATGAGGAAGCCGCATTCGGTCCCGCTTACGCGGCCGACAGCGAGGGACGCGCTCGCGCATTTCTCAAAGTGCAGGACGGCTGCGACTACTCCTGCGCCTTTTGTACAATCCCCATGGCCCGCGGCGCAAGCCGCAGCCAGTCTGTCGCGTCCACCGTGCAGCAGGCCCGCGACATCCTTGCGCGCGGCTTCCACGAGATTGTGCTGAGCGGCGTGAATGTGGGAGACTATGGCAGCAAGATCGGCACGTCATTCGAACAGTTGCTCGCCGCATTGCTCGTGGTGGAAGGGGAGTACCGGATCCGCATCAGTTCGATCGAACCGAATCTGCTGACCGACAGCATCATCGAATTGACCGCGGCATCGGAAAGGATGTGCAGACATTTTCACATTCCGCTTCAGTCGGGCTCCGCCTCCGTGCTGCGCCTGATGCGGCGGCGGTACACGAAGGACCTCTATGCCGAACGGATCAGCACCGTACGGGACCGCATGCCGGATTGCGCGATCGGCATCGACGTGATCGTGGGGCATCCCGGGGAAACGGAGGCCGACTTCGAGGAGACCTACCGCTTCCTGGCGGATCTGCCCTTCAGCTACCTGCATGTGTTTTCGTATTCCGCGCGGCCCGGCACACATGCGCTGCAGATCGGCTCTCCCGTGCCGTCCGAAGAGCGCGCCCGCAGAAGCGCAATGCTGCGTATTCTGTCGGAAAAAAAGCGCCAGGCCTTTTACCGCGACAACCTCGGGAGTATCCGCCCCGTGCTCTTTGAACACACAAAAGACGGAATAACATCGGGATTTACCGACAATTATGTGCGTGTGGGTGTCGCCTCGGCTCCGGATGCGGAACACCGCCTCATCGCGGTGCGGCTCGATGCACCGCAGGGCGCATATGTCGCCGGCAGCATCGTGGATGAGAAATACACCGAACCGCGCCAGTTGTAA
- a CDS encoding PHP domain-containing protein, producing the protein MSEKVDLHTHTHYSDGVLSPRELVMRAAEMGIGLLSITDHDSIDALEEAVEAGREFSVDVIPGVELSATLGNKDIHILGYLFDPKNPYLRQTLDLFKRERFSRAARIVKKLNQLDLPLSFDTVLERAGHGAIGRPHIAEALVEEGLTDTYSQAFETLIGDSGPAFEPKYRISPEDAVDIIANAGGVSILAHPGWYITEDELVQLIRAGLDGIETVHPAHDDVRRRFYSGIASTYFLLESGGSDFHGGRRNDYQNFGSFTISQDYVLAMKRRLFIQ; encoded by the coding sequence ATGTCAGAAAAGGTCGATCTCCACACCCACACCCACTATTCCGACGGCGTGCTTTCGCCGCGCGAACTTGTGATGCGCGCCGCCGAGATGGGCATCGGCCTGCTCAGCATCACCGATCACGACAGCATCGACGCGCTGGAGGAAGCCGTCGAGGCGGGCAGGGAATTCAGTGTGGACGTCATCCCCGGTGTTGAACTCAGCGCGACTCTGGGTAACAAAGACATCCATATCCTGGGCTATCTCTTCGATCCCAAAAACCCGTATTTGCGCCAGACGCTCGATCTGTTCAAACGAGAACGTTTCAGCCGCGCGGCGCGGATCGTCAAAAAACTCAACCAGCTCGATCTCCCGCTGTCCTTCGACACCGTGCTCGAACGCGCGGGTCATGGCGCCATCGGCCGGCCGCATATCGCGGAGGCGCTTGTGGAGGAAGGCCTGACCGATACGTATTCACAGGCATTCGAAACGCTTATCGGCGACTCCGGCCCCGCCTTCGAACCGAAGTACCGCATCTCACCCGAGGACGCGGTCGACATCATCGCGAATGCCGGCGGCGTCTCGATTCTCGCGCATCCCGGCTGGTACATCACCGAAGACGAACTTGTGCAGCTCATCCGCGCGGGGCTCGACGGCATCGAGACAGTACATCCCGCCCACGACGACGTCCGCCGCCGTTTCTACAGCGGCATCGCATCCACCTATTTCCTGCTCGAAAGCGGGGGATCGGACTTCCACGGCGGACGCCGCAACGATTACCAGAACTTCGGCAGTTTCACCATATCGCAAGACTATGTTCTCGCGATGAAACGCCGTCTCTTCATCCAATAG